From Geotalea uraniireducens Rf4:
GCCGTTCCGAGAGGCTTGAGGTGCAAAGAATACCCGTCGTTTTCAGCAGACAATGATTCATTATATGAACCGTCGGAGGTGGAGTCGGCATTACTGGAGTAGAGAATGCCGCTTGCAAAAGATGTTCTGCCGCCATGCCAGATTCTGCAACCAGTGATCTGTTGTCCATCGCGGTAGATCTTCGCGGAAAAGTGGCGCAGGTCAATCCTCGCTCCTTGGGTTTGAATGCCGGGACTCCGCCTCTCCAGCTCCCGAAGGGACTCTTCGAAGAAATTACAGATAAAGTTGAAGGCTCCATCGAGGAACACATCCTGATCGTGATCAGAAAATTGCCGGGTGATTCTCAGATTGCTTGAACGAGGAGTGGCTGCGGTTGAGGGGCGAGATAAGACTACCGGTTCAGTTGCAATTTCAGGCCCCGATTGTGACCGAATTCTTTGTACAGCGTTTTCGATGGCAGCCGTTACCTCAAGAAAGCCATCATCAAGCGTCGGGAACTTAACTATTGGTTTTCCATCTGTTGTGGCGGCAAGAAGTTTTCCGAAAGGAGCGCCATGCCAGCTGCAGGGACGTAATATGACGGGTATAATCGTAGCCTCGCTTCGCTCATGCCTCTCCATCGCGCGCTTCATCTCGATGTCATAGCAATAGTCCGAGTCGAGAAAATCAGAACTGACGAGGAGCAGGATTATGTCGGCATCTTCAAGGTGGCTGCTGATCTCCCGACTGAAGTCCCCGCCCGCACCAATTCGCCGATCATGCCACGTCTCGATCAGCCCCTGCCGCTTTATAACGGAAAGGTGTTTTTCAAGCTCGTCTCGAAGCGATTCGTCTTTGTGCGAGTAGGAGAAGAATATATTTGCCATGTTCATACAATCCTTTGTAGCTGGAAAAGACCAGGACATGAGAATTCCGGGACAGATTTTTTTCGCGGCTGATCTTCCGTCAACTGCTGCACAAATTCAAAAGCCGCCTTCTGCATCATGCTGATAAGGCGGCTTTAATTACTTCTTTTTCCCCCGGCGTTCGCACTCCATCATCTCCCTCCGATAACACCGCAATATTACGCAAGTTTAATACACCTTTTAAACCTTAAAGTCAACGAGAAA
This genomic window contains:
- a CDS encoding toll/interleukin-1 receptor domain-containing protein, with amino-acid sequence MANIFFSYSHKDESLRDELEKHLSVIKRQGLIETWHDRRIGAGGDFSREISSHLEDADIILLLVSSDFLDSDYCYDIEMKRAMERHERSEATIIPVILRPCSWHGAPFGKLLAATTDGKPIVKFPTLDDGFLEVTAAIENAVQRIRSQSGPEIATEPVVLSRPSTAATPRSSNLRITRQFSDHDQDVFLDGAFNFICNFFEESLRELERRSPGIQTQGARIDLRHFSAKIYRDGQQITGCRIWHGGRTSFASGILYSSNADSTSDGSYNESLSAENDGYSLHLKPLGTAHYGNPPEKQLTEEGAAEYLWSLLIGPLQR